Within Moorena sp. SIOASIH, the genomic segment TAAAAAAGCGTTGGACTCTTCCCATCATCACCTTCCCAGGCAAGCCTGTAGTTGACTCAGGAATTTACCATTACCTAAAACATCCCAATTGGCTAGGAGTAATTCTGGAAATCGCCACTTTACCCCTGATCCATACTGCATATCTCACCACTATCGTTTTCAGCATCGCCAATGCTCTATTAATGAGTCGGCGTATTCACACTGAAGAACAAGCCTTAAGCGAAGACACCAACTATGCTGATGTTTTTGCCAATCGACCCCGTTTTATTCCAGTCATTGGATTTATTAAAGGAGCTAATAGTTCTAGATGAGAGTTGGTATTAATCCTGAAAACTTGCTCGAAAAGAGTGCCCTTGCCTTGGGGCAAGTACCCCAACCTGCGATCGAAACTCAAGCCTGCCTGGTTTTAGCCCGATCTCTGATCGCAGCAACAAAGCTAGGTGTGTTTGAAGCCCTAGGGTCAAGTTCACTTTCCGCCCAAGAGATTGCTGCACGGTGTAATCTCAACAAGCGTGCTTTAACCCAGCTTTTAGATGCTCTTGTTGCTACAGATTACCTTGCCAAGGAGGGAAATTGCTATACCTTGGCTCCAGTTGCCCGTAAATGGCTACTAAGTCACAATGAGTCGTCACTTTACGATTATACGATTAGCCGGCTTTTGGCCTGGGAATGGCTCACCCACTTAGAAGACTTCATCCGCACTGGAAACCCTCTACAATCTCATGATAAAATGACTAGCCATCACTGGCAACTTTATCATCGGGGTATGCGCTCAATAGCTAGCGTTGCTGCTCCTGAGGTA encodes:
- a CDS encoding isoprenylcysteine carboxylmethyltransferase family protein, which codes for MITKVIFVLVVVAVILQRLIELRISKQNAAYLLTKGGQEYGSNSLWIVKVLQVSWFGAMISEVWWLNRPFIPGLAAITLILSLAGQGLRYLSMRSLKKRWTLPIITFPGKPVVDSGIYHYLKHPNWLGVILEIATLPLIHTAYLTTIVFSIANALLMSRRIHTEEQALSEDTNYADVFANRPRFIPVIGFIKGANSSR